One window from the genome of Chiloscyllium plagiosum isolate BGI_BamShark_2017 chromosome 31, ASM401019v2, whole genome shotgun sequence encodes:
- the LOC122565227 gene encoding caytaxin-like isoform X2 gives MDVLGRVPALENRTLPPNTLNIIGNHPTRKTLVAPEINISLDQSEGSILSDDYLDTPDDLDINVDDLETPDETDSLEYLGNGNELEWEDDTPVASAKNSPSAKGGSFEDCAEDGESTNGRLWRTIIIGEQEHRIDMKIIRPYMRVVTHGGYYGEGLNAIIVFAACYLPDSGCADYTYIMENLFLYVISILELLVAEDYMIIYLNGATPRRRMPGLGWLKKCYQMIDRRLRKNLKSLIIVHPSWFIRTVLAISRPFISFKFMSKIQYAHTLSELEQAIPMEQVQIPECVLQFEEERIKSRRSRTEDGQSVIERNRSEAAAEEQE, from the exons ATGGATGTTCTTGGACGAGTGCCAGCTCTAGAAAATAGAACTT TGCCACCTAACACACTGAATATCATTGGGAATCATCCGACACGTAAGACTCTTGTTGCCCCAGAAATTAACATCTCGCTGGATCAGAGTGAAGGCTCCATTTTGTCAGATGACTACCTGGATACACCTGATGACCTCGACATTAATGTTGATGACCTGGAGACTCCGGATGAGACAGATTCCCTGGAATATTTAGGAAATGGAAATGAGTTGGAGTGGGAAG ATGATACTCCAGTTGCAAGCGCAAAAAACTCTCCCAGTGCAAAGGGGGGGTCCTTTGAAGACTGTGCAGAAGATGGAGAATCTACCAATGGGAGACTGTGGAGGACAATCATCATAGGAGAGCAGGAACACAGGATTGATATGAAAATCATCAGGCCATATATGAGAGTGGTGACACATGGAG GTTATTACGGTGAAGGTCTGAATGCAATTATCGTATTTGCTGCGTGTTATTTACCTGACAGTGGTTGTGCAGATTATACCTATATCATGGAAAACCTCTTCCT GTATGTAATCAGTATCTTGGAGCTGCTGGTTGCAGAAGACTACATGATCATTTACCTGAATGGAGCCACACCTCGCAGAAGGATGCCAGGCCTaggctggctgaagaaatgttacCAGATGATAGACAGAAG GCTAAGGAAGAACCTGAAGTCATTAATAATTGTTCACCCGTCCTGGTTTATTAGGACTGTGCTGGCAATCTCCAGGCCATTCATTAG ttttaAGTTCATGAGTAAGATTCAGTACGCTCATACTCTCTCCGAACTGGAACAGGCTATTCCCATGGAGCAGGTGCAGATCCCAGAGTGTGTTTTACA ATTCGAGGAAGAAAGAATAAAATCAAGGAGGTCTCG aacagAAGATGGTCAGTCCGTGATTGAGAGAAACAG ATCTGAAGCTGCAGCTGAAGAGCAGGAGTAA
- the LOC122565227 gene encoding caytaxin-like isoform X1, with amino-acid sequence MGTSEAALRMENVELKEEWQDDDFPRPIPEEQGMDVLGRVPALENRTLPPNTLNIIGNHPTRKTLVAPEINISLDQSEGSILSDDYLDTPDDLDINVDDLETPDETDSLEYLGNGNELEWEDDTPVASAKNSPSAKGGSFEDCAEDGESTNGRLWRTIIIGEQEHRIDMKIIRPYMRVVTHGGYYGEGLNAIIVFAACYLPDSGCADYTYIMENLFLYVISILELLVAEDYMIIYLNGATPRRRMPGLGWLKKCYQMIDRRLRKNLKSLIIVHPSWFIRTVLAISRPFISFKFMSKIQYAHTLSELEQAIPMEQVQIPECVLQFEEERIKSRRSRTEDGQSVIERNRSEAAAEEQE; translated from the exons ACCGATTCCAGAGGAACAAGGCATGGATGTTCTTGGACGAGTGCCAGCTCTAGAAAATAGAACTT TGCCACCTAACACACTGAATATCATTGGGAATCATCCGACACGTAAGACTCTTGTTGCCCCAGAAATTAACATCTCGCTGGATCAGAGTGAAGGCTCCATTTTGTCAGATGACTACCTGGATACACCTGATGACCTCGACATTAATGTTGATGACCTGGAGACTCCGGATGAGACAGATTCCCTGGAATATTTAGGAAATGGAAATGAGTTGGAGTGGGAAG ATGATACTCCAGTTGCAAGCGCAAAAAACTCTCCCAGTGCAAAGGGGGGGTCCTTTGAAGACTGTGCAGAAGATGGAGAATCTACCAATGGGAGACTGTGGAGGACAATCATCATAGGAGAGCAGGAACACAGGATTGATATGAAAATCATCAGGCCATATATGAGAGTGGTGACACATGGAG GTTATTACGGTGAAGGTCTGAATGCAATTATCGTATTTGCTGCGTGTTATTTACCTGACAGTGGTTGTGCAGATTATACCTATATCATGGAAAACCTCTTCCT GTATGTAATCAGTATCTTGGAGCTGCTGGTTGCAGAAGACTACATGATCATTTACCTGAATGGAGCCACACCTCGCAGAAGGATGCCAGGCCTaggctggctgaagaaatgttacCAGATGATAGACAGAAG GCTAAGGAAGAACCTGAAGTCATTAATAATTGTTCACCCGTCCTGGTTTATTAGGACTGTGCTGGCAATCTCCAGGCCATTCATTAG ttttaAGTTCATGAGTAAGATTCAGTACGCTCATACTCTCTCCGAACTGGAACAGGCTATTCCCATGGAGCAGGTGCAGATCCCAGAGTGTGTTTTACA ATTCGAGGAAGAAAGAATAAAATCAAGGAGGTCTCG aacagAAGATGGTCAGTCCGTGATTGAGAGAAACAG ATCTGAAGCTGCAGCTGAAGAGCAGGAGTAA